The DNA region AGTACCTGGGTATGCCGTATGTTTGGGCTGTACTCCGTGCCTTTTGGATGTCTACATCGCATACCGCCACAAGATCGAAGTTATCGCTTTGCACCAAGGCTCTAGCATGAGCTTGCCCGCGTGCGCCACAACCAATGAGTAGAGATCTGACGGGCTGCAAGGCACCACCTCCTAGAACAGATTTATACCTTACTATTGACAGCGAACTTGAATCTGATTATACTCTGACTCAACCATAAATTGAATACAAAATACAAAATTCAAATATTGGATCTGCTGCGAATGGCTTCGATCAGAGAGGACTACACTTCGAGTGAGGGCGATGCCGAGCGGCGTAGGGCCGTTGAGGAGATGTTTGACTTGCTGTGGGGGCAGAACGGGAAGGTGTACCTCCCCACGGCCGTGGACCACGCCTACCAAATGATATGGATCAAGCTCATAGGTGGCGAGAAGCGGCACGGCGAGAGGCTCTCGGACGTGGACCTTGCAGCCGAGCTGGGCCTCAGCAGGACCCCGGTCCGCCAGGCGTTGCACCGCCTTGCTCAGGACGGGTTGGTTAGGTTCGACCCCCGTAGAGGGTTCTCGGTCAGGGAGTTCACCGCTCGGGATATAAGGGAGATCTTTGAGGTCCGTGCCGCACTGGAAGTGCTAGCCCTGCGGCTCGGGGCGCATAGGTTGGAGAGGCCGCAGCTCCAGTTCGAGCTGGCTCAGCTGGAGCACGTGCGCGCCCACATGGACCAAAACCCAATATACCTGTTCCTGCAGAACGATCTGCGGATGCATAACATGATCATCCGGGCATCGGGCAACTCACGGCTGATCCAGATATTGGCCACCATACGCAGCCAGCACGGGCTGTTCCAGTTCCGAGATAGCTTCTATCCCGGGAGGATCCTCAGAGCGCTGGAGGATCACGAGCGGATACTCCTCTGCCTGCTTGATGGGGATTTCGGGCGGGCGGAGGAGCAGCTGGCCCAACACATCAGGAACTCTATGGAAGGCATCCTGGTGGACCTCTTTGGGGAAGGGGGTGAGGTATGAGCTCATCGGCTTGTCCATGGTGGTAGCTTCTCCTTTCACAACTAGGTGCAGCAAAGCAGGAGGACAGTGATGGCTGAAGAAGCAGGTAAGGAGTTCCTAAGAGAGCTCGAGAAAGAGATGATGGCAAGAGGATATTCCAGGAGGGATTTCCTCAAGGTGGTGAGTGCCATGGGCGCGTCGGCCTTCCTTGCAGCCTGTGGTGCCCAACGCAGGCCACAGACTGAGGAGGGCATGGCGGCAGCTGGCACGCCCGTTGCTGGCAGCACACCGACCAGGGCCCCCTCAGCAGCACAGCCTACACCTCAGGTGAAGGTGGAATGGCCGTCGGCAGAGGCGCTGGGGTTGAAGTGGCCCAAGACCGCTGTGCCCGAACCTAAATCCAAGGTCGAGATCAGCGTGGCTCACGCTTGGGATGCAGTGTTCTGGACGAGGCAGGTGGAGTTTGATAAGCTCTTCATGCAGCGCCATCCGAACATAGTAGTCAAGGCCGAGAACACTCCTTGGGGAGACTTCCTCCAGAAGTACGTGGCTCAGGCCGCGGGTGGCACGATGCCGGATGTGATGTACGTCCACTTCTCCTGGGCACAGCAGCTCATCCAGCAGGGAGCTATCATCCCACTGGATGACTTCATAGCTCAGCAGGACGATTTCAACATAGATGATTTCACCAAGCCTTCGCTCGTCTCCTACAGGAAGGACGGGAAACTCTACTGCGTGCCCTATGATGAGGGCCCGGGCATCCTCTACTACAATAAAGAGATATTTGATAAGGCCAAGATAGATTACCCCTCGGACGATTGGACGCTGCAGGATCTGAAAGAGGTAGCGATCAAGCTTACCCAAGGTGAGGGGCCGAAGAAGCAGTTCGGATTCGCCAACACTCCATCGCCTGGTGACGCTACGATGGCTCCCGCTTACCTATTCCCGTTTGGTGCCCAGTACGTGAGCGAGCCCAATGAGGACAAGTGCCTCATAACCCAACCGGTGGCGATCGACACAATGGAGTGGTGGATGGAGCTCAGGCTCAAGTACGGGGCTACACCCAGCCCGGCGGATCTGGAAACTCTTACCTGGCCAGCGATCCAATTTGGTCGTATCGCTATGCAGCTTGATGGTTCCTGGGCCACGCCGGTGATCAACGCCAACGCCAAGTTCAAGTGGGATGTTGCCAAGTGGCCGAAGGGGCCGAAGAAGCACTCTACTTTCAGTGCAGGCAGCGGCTACGCCATAACCAAGGACAGCAAGAATACCGATGCTGCCTGGATATATCTCAACGAGTATCTATCCACGGCTGGGCAGATCTTCATGTGGGCCAGCACGGGCAGGGGCAGCCCGGCGCGCAACTCCGCCTGGCCGGCGTATCTCAGCTCCAAGTACGCCCCTCCCAGCGCCAAGATCATCCAGGAGTCGTTGAACGAGTTCGCCAGCCATGCGATCCTCGATAAGCCCACCGCCGCGCAGGTCACGCAGAGGGCTGGGGCGGTCTGGGATAGGGTCATCAACGGCAAGCTGAGCGTGAGGGAGGGTCTGTTCCAGGTATGTAGGGAGATATCGCCTATCCTTGCCCGGAACCGAGAGTAGCGCAGATAGACAGGAGATTGACGATGCAGATAGCCTTGGGACGCGGACTGGCCTTTCGTAGGCATAACGGCACGATGAGTAGGTCTGCCAGACGTGAGGAGCTGGAGTTCTACCTGTTCATATCTCCTTGGCTGATAGGTTTTCTCCTGTTTGGAGCTGGTCCCATCGTGGCCTCGGCACTCATCAGCTTCACCGACTGGTCGCTGCTCTCATCCCCGCATTGGATAGGGATCGAGAACTACCGGCGCCTCGTGCAGGACCCGCTCTTCTACAAGGCACTGGTCAACACGATCTACTTCGGCGCGGGGAGCGTGATCCTCGGGGTGATAGTCAGCTTTCTGCTGGCGCTGCTGCTCAACCAGAAGGTGTGGGGGATGCCTTTGTTCCGCACCATCTTCTACCTGCCATCCGTTGTGGCAGGTATCGCCACAGCGCTACTGTGGGTCAATATATTCCACCCTGACTTCGGAATGATCAACTACGTGCTTGGGCTGTTCGGTATCCAGGGACCGGGCTGGCTACAATCCGAGGAATGGGTGATTCCCGCCCTGATCATCATGAGCGTGTGGGGTGCCGGTAACACGATGGTGATCTACCTGGCGGGATTGCAGAACATACCCGAGCATCTCTATGAGGCTGCGGCCATCGACGGGGCCGGTGCGTGGTCCAAGTTCTGGCACGTGACCGTCCCGATGATATCGCCGGTGATCTTCTTCAACCTAGTTACTGGGTTCATCGCGTCTCTGCAGGCATTCGTGCTCATCCTGGTGATGACCAACGGAGGGCCGGCGGACGCCTCGCTAGTCTACGGGCTGTACATCTACCGACAGGCGTTCGAGTACTTCGATATGGGCTACGCCTCAGCGCTGGCCTGGGTGCTCTTTGTCCTAATAATTCTCATCACTGCCCTGCAGTTCAAGTTCGCCCAGCGATGGGTGTACTACGAGGGCGATATCAGGGGGTAAGCTAATATGAGGACCGAAGCTCAGGTAACTCCTTCTGGGAGGGTCATGGCCAGGAGAACGGCGCTCAGCAGCGTGCGGTTGACGAGGCGTCTGCATCGCATACTCATATATGCGCTGCTGATCCTCGGGTCGATCTTCTACGTCCTCCCGTTCATGTGGATGATCAGCACATCCCTCAAGCCATCGCAGGAAGTATTCACCTTTCCTCCTCAGTTCTTGCCCACCCATTTCCAGTGGCGCAACTACATCGAGGGCTGGACGGCGCTGCCTTTCAGCACTTTCCTCAAGAACTCCCTGATCGTGACTTGCTCCAACGTGGTCGGCAACCTGATCTCGTGCTGCCTCGTGGCGTACGGCTTTGCGCGCCTGAGGGCGCGTGGCAAGGGATTGCTCTTCCTTATGGTGCTGGCGACCCTCATGATACCGCGCGAGGTGACGATAGTGCCGACCTTTATTCTCTTCAGCAAACTGCACCTCGTGAACACCCTGTGGCCGCTGATCCTGCCAGCCTGGTTCGGCTACCCCTTCTTTATCTTCCTGCTGCGCCAGTTTTTCATGGGTATACCGTTGGATCTGGATGACGCGGCTCGTATAGACGGCGCCTCAAACCTGCGAATACTCACGCATATCATCCTGCCGTTATCCAAGCCAGCGCTGGCCACGGTTGCCATATTTGCTTTCGTCGGTAACTGGAACAACCTGCTCGATCCGTTGATCTACCTGCGTTCCACCGAGAAGTTCACGCTGGCGATCGGGCTAAACCTCTTCCGAGGCCAGTACTTCACGCAGTACAACCAGCTCATGGCTGTATCCATACTGACGTTGCTGCCTATACTGGTCATCTTCTTCGTGGCCCAGAAGTACTTCATTCAGGGCATCACGCTCACCGGCATGGGAGGGCGCTAACCAATTCTTAGTCTGTGGAGGATGCACCCATGGGGAACCTGGACTTGCCTTACAGGCAGATACACCTGGACTTTCACACATCCGCCGCGTGCGAGGATGTGGGCAGGGACTTCGACCCTGAAGAGTTCGTGCGCACCCTCAAGATGGGCCAGGTGGAGTCCATCACGATATTTGGCAAGTGTCACCACGGCTTCTCTTACTACCCGACGCAGCTGGGGACCCAGCACCCCAACTTAAGCTTCGACCTGATGGGCGAGCAGCTCAGGGCGCTGCACGGCGCCGGCATCAGGGCTCCCATCTACGTGAGCATCATGTGGGATGACTTGGCCGGCGAGCAGCACCCTGAGTGGGTCGTGGTGGATAGGGAGGGCAGGATGGTGATGCGCCCGCCGCTGACCAACTATTCGCCGCTGGAAGGCAAGACGGGGTGGACCACCCTGGACGTCTCCTCGGGCTACGGGGACTACGTGGTATCCCAAATAGCGGAGATCTGCGACAGGTATCCGGTCGACGGTTTCTTCTTCGACATATGCTTTCCTCTCCCCAATTATTCACCTTGGGGGCAAGCCAGGATGCGCGCTGCAGGGGTGGACTTGGCCGATGAGAGGGCGGTCTCGAGGTACGCCTGGGACAGGTTGTGCGAGTTCTTCGAGCGCGTATCCTCGCTGGTGCGGGCCAAGGCGCCAGATTCCACCATCTTCTACAACGGCACCGTGTCCCCGCACCTAGCTAAGGTGCTTGGATACCAGACGCATGTGGAGATAGAGAGCTTGCCCACGTCAGGGCTCTGGGGTTACCTGCACTACCCAATAGCGGCAAGGCATGCCAGGGCGCTGGGGGCCCAGTTCGTGGGGATGACGGGCAGGTTCCACAAAGCCTGGGCAGACTTCGGGGGGCTCAAGACGCGCAACCAGCTGGACTACGAGTGCGGTGTTATAGTGTCTGCAGGCGGCAGGATATCCGTGGGAGACCAGCTGCACCCCAACGGTAGGCTTGACCCAGCGGTGTATAGGCTGCTTGGGCATGCCTTTGGTAGGATAGCTGCCCTCGAGTCTTGGCTCCGCGGTGCTCGTCCCACGGCGGAGGTGGGCGTTCTGGCCGGTCCCGACTCACAGGCGCCGATGCGTTACAGCCCGGGGACGGAGGGAGCCGCCCAGATGTTGCTTGAGGCCGGCATTCAGTTTGATCTGGTCGATCACGAGGCTGTGGACATAACATCGTACAGGGTGATCCTGCTTCCCGAGGATGTCTCCGTTGGGCGGGAGTTGGAGGCTAAGCTGCAGCTGTATCTGGAGAAGGGCGGGCACTGCATAACGGCAGCCCCTCAGCGGTTGTCCTTCTTGCCTGTGGAGTCGTTGGAGCCTAGTCCCACCACCCCCTCCTACTTCAGGGTGCCGACCGCTCTCGTAGGTGGCAGTGAGCTTGCCACGGATTACGATTACGTGTTCTACGATACGGCCTATGTGGTTCGCCCTAGACAAGGGGCATATTATGATGGTGACCTGCGCAGGGCACTATTCAATCGTACGTGGGAACATTTTACTAGCCACGCGCACGCTCCCGTGGGCGAGTCCCTGAGCGCCCCCCTCATAGTGATGGCTGACCAGCTGTCGTACATCGCGCTGCCGATATTCGGCGCCTACCACAGGCACGACTACTGGGCCTACCGGGCTGTGGCTGTCAACGCCTTGCTGAGGCATTTGCCAGATCCTGTTGTGAGGTACGCAGGCCCTGGCTGGGTAGAGGTGTCGGTGCATGAGCAGGAGCTTGCTGGGTTGGAGCGTAAGATTGTGCACCTCGTGACGTACACCCCGCGCAGGACCTCCCACCCCATACCGCATGTGGATAGCGGTGGGCAGGTGGTGGGTATCAGCCTAGGTGTACGCAACGACGGTAGGACCCCGAGCAGGGTCTACCTGGCCCCAGATGGAGCCGAGCTGGGGTTTACCGTGGAAGGTGGCTACACCCAGGTGCAGCTACCTGGGGTAGGCCCCCACACGGTGATCGTGTTGGAGTACTAGTCGCCACCTCTGCCGGCGCGACCGGATGGGTGCATGCTCCCGACGAACTCGCAGCATGCACCCCATATATCATTGGTTGAAGTAGGGAGAGGGGTCGATGGGACGGAGCCCGGCCTCGATCTGTTCCCTGTAGGGCTCCAGGAAGGGGGGCAGGGATAGCTTTTCGCCCAGGTGGTCGAGCTCCTCGTCCGCTGCAAAGCCGGGGCCATCGGTAGCGATCTCAAACAGCACCCCCTCCGGCTCCCGGAAGTAGATGGACTTGAAGTAGAAGCGGTCGATGATCGGGGTCACCCCTAGACCCTCGCTGGCTACTCTGTTGCGCCATCGGCGATGCTCCTCGTCGTTGGGCGTGCGGAACGCCACGTGGTGCACCCCACCGATGCCGAGCCTCCCGCTGGGCATCTCCGGTCGCTCCTCCACATGCACCTCGGCACCGGGGCCTCCTGGCCCGGTCTCGTACACGTACACCTTGCGGGACGGCGCCTCCTGCAGGGTGTACTCGCCCTTCTTCCGGAACCCCATGATATCCACCAGGGTTCTCTCGGTGGGCAGCAGGCTGTCGACCGTGAGGGCCACGGAGTGCAGCCCCTTGATCGCCCGCTCCGGAGGCACCCGGCTCTCGCGCCAGGGGATCCCTCCAGGCAGCCCCCCGTCTTCGACCAGCTCCAGGTGTTGCCCCTCCGGGTCCTGGAAGGGGAGCACGCACACGCCATCCCTCTCCTCCAGCTTGCCCGGCTGGACGCCGAAGCCCCTCAGCCAACCCGACCACCACTCCAGCGTCTCGCGATCGTGCACCCTCAAGCGGATCGCCGTGATCATGCCTGTCCCGGGCACGTTGGGGCCGATGTGTGGCCAGTCGAAGAAGGTGATCTCCGTGCCGGGGCGCCCCTCCGCGTCGGCATAGAACAGGTGGTACGCCGAGACGTCGTCCTGGTTGACGGTCCTCTTGACCAGCCGCATACCTAGCACCTTGGTGTAGAACGCGACGTTCATCGAGGCGTTGCCGGTCACGGCGGTCACGTGGTGCAATCCTTCGAGCTCCATAGCTACCTCCCCTTACGACTTTGGTCACATCCTCATCAGCAAGACTCCTTCCACCGCTGCAAGCCTCCGCACGGGCTGCCTTGGGCATCCGGGGTTGCAGAC from Thermobaculum terrenum ATCC BAA-798 includes:
- a CDS encoding GntR family transcriptional regulator encodes the protein MASIREDYTSSEGDAERRRAVEEMFDLLWGQNGKVYLPTAVDHAYQMIWIKLIGGEKRHGERLSDVDLAAELGLSRTPVRQALHRLAQDGLVRFDPRRGFSVREFTARDIREIFEVRAALEVLALRLGAHRLERPQLQFELAQLEHVRAHMDQNPIYLFLQNDLRMHNMIIRASGNSRLIQILATIRSQHGLFQFRDSFYPGRILRALEDHERILLCLLDGDFGRAEEQLAQHIRNSMEGILVDLFGEGGEV
- a CDS encoding ABC transporter substrate-binding protein codes for the protein MAEEAGKEFLRELEKEMMARGYSRRDFLKVVSAMGASAFLAACGAQRRPQTEEGMAAAGTPVAGSTPTRAPSAAQPTPQVKVEWPSAEALGLKWPKTAVPEPKSKVEISVAHAWDAVFWTRQVEFDKLFMQRHPNIVVKAENTPWGDFLQKYVAQAAGGTMPDVMYVHFSWAQQLIQQGAIIPLDDFIAQQDDFNIDDFTKPSLVSYRKDGKLYCVPYDEGPGILYYNKEIFDKAKIDYPSDDWTLQDLKEVAIKLTQGEGPKKQFGFANTPSPGDATMAPAYLFPFGAQYVSEPNEDKCLITQPVAIDTMEWWMELRLKYGATPSPADLETLTWPAIQFGRIAMQLDGSWATPVINANAKFKWDVAKWPKGPKKHSTFSAGSGYAITKDSKNTDAAWIYLNEYLSTAGQIFMWASTGRGSPARNSAWPAYLSSKYAPPSAKIIQESLNEFASHAILDKPTAAQVTQRAGAVWDRVINGKLSVREGLFQVCREISPILARNRE
- a CDS encoding carbohydrate ABC transporter permease, with amino-acid sequence MQIALGRGLAFRRHNGTMSRSARREELEFYLFISPWLIGFLLFGAGPIVASALISFTDWSLLSSPHWIGIENYRRLVQDPLFYKALVNTIYFGAGSVILGVIVSFLLALLLNQKVWGMPLFRTIFYLPSVVAGIATALLWVNIFHPDFGMINYVLGLFGIQGPGWLQSEEWVIPALIIMSVWGAGNTMVIYLAGLQNIPEHLYEAAAIDGAGAWSKFWHVTVPMISPVIFFNLVTGFIASLQAFVLILVMTNGGPADASLVYGLYIYRQAFEYFDMGYASALAWVLFVLIILITALQFKFAQRWVYYEGDIRG
- a CDS encoding carbohydrate ABC transporter permease, producing the protein MRTEAQVTPSGRVMARRTALSSVRLTRRLHRILIYALLILGSIFYVLPFMWMISTSLKPSQEVFTFPPQFLPTHFQWRNYIEGWTALPFSTFLKNSLIVTCSNVVGNLISCCLVAYGFARLRARGKGLLFLMVLATLMIPREVTIVPTFILFSKLHLVNTLWPLILPAWFGYPFFIFLLRQFFMGIPLDLDDAARIDGASNLRILTHIILPLSKPALATVAIFAFVGNWNNLLDPLIYLRSTEKFTLAIGLNLFRGQYFTQYNQLMAVSILTLLPILVIFFVAQKYFIQGITLTGMGGR
- a CDS encoding alpha-amylase family protein, which gives rise to MGNLDLPYRQIHLDFHTSAACEDVGRDFDPEEFVRTLKMGQVESITIFGKCHHGFSYYPTQLGTQHPNLSFDLMGEQLRALHGAGIRAPIYVSIMWDDLAGEQHPEWVVVDREGRMVMRPPLTNYSPLEGKTGWTTLDVSSGYGDYVVSQIAEICDRYPVDGFFFDICFPLPNYSPWGQARMRAAGVDLADERAVSRYAWDRLCEFFERVSSLVRAKAPDSTIFYNGTVSPHLAKVLGYQTHVEIESLPTSGLWGYLHYPIAARHARALGAQFVGMTGRFHKAWADFGGLKTRNQLDYECGVIVSAGGRISVGDQLHPNGRLDPAVYRLLGHAFGRIAALESWLRGARPTAEVGVLAGPDSQAPMRYSPGTEGAAQMLLEAGIQFDLVDHEAVDITSYRVILLPEDVSVGRELEAKLQLYLEKGGHCITAAPQRLSFLPVESLEPSPTTPSYFRVPTALVGGSELATDYDYVFYDTAYVVRPRQGAYYDGDLRRALFNRTWEHFTSHAHAPVGESLSAPLIVMADQLSYIALPIFGAYHRHDYWAYRAVAVNALLRHLPDPVVRYAGPGWVEVSVHEQELAGLERKIVHLVTYTPRRTSHPIPHVDSGGQVVGISLGVRNDGRTPSRVYLAPDGAELGFTVEGGYTQVQLPGVGPHTVIVLEY
- a CDS encoding ring-cleaving dioxygenase; this encodes MELEGLHHVTAVTGNASMNVAFYTKVLGMRLVKRTVNQDDVSAYHLFYADAEGRPGTEITFFDWPHIGPNVPGTGMITAIRLRVHDRETLEWWSGWLRGFGVQPGKLEERDGVCVLPFQDPEGQHLELVEDGGLPGGIPWRESRVPPERAIKGLHSVALTVDSLLPTERTLVDIMGFRKKGEYTLQEAPSRKVYVYETGPGGPGAEVHVEERPEMPSGRLGIGGVHHVAFRTPNDEEHRRWRNRVASEGLGVTPIIDRFYFKSIYFREPEGVLFEIATDGPGFAADEELDHLGEKLSLPPFLEPYREQIEAGLRPIDPSPYFNQ